The Pseudopipra pipra isolate bDixPip1 chromosome 6, bDixPip1.hap1, whole genome shotgun sequence genome includes a region encoding these proteins:
- the PHRF1 gene encoding PHD and RING finger domain-containing protein 1 isoform X4: protein MDDDSQDELINKNAALGKGKRQCLALLSETESNGGNSCDSDDDTGSEEEDNDTEEEGGEEDKEESEDEELEDCEDDDEEEEEEEETEATVEGMTDSLKLEPHLNGANISSDEDGENCPICLNTFRDQAVGTPENCSHYFCLDCIVEWSKNANSCPVDRILFKYISIRARFGGKILKKIPVENTKTQGSDGEDDPTFCEVCGRSDREDRLLLCDGCDAGYHMECLNPPLSEVPVDEWFCPACAPMGASAAADTDHVSEEEVAALMADVVPTTSRLRPHVRTRAIARTRQSERVRATVNRNRITTAQRIQHVPRYLMSSLLDETIEAVVAGLNTAVYQRPLTPRAPARQKRKTGRRKKVGGRKRTQTKSAGKKSSGTQLKRRKRVTKKRRGKKTRVRSHVKNEVTTRSRIARTLGLSKPVRGASIPSMYKPMEPSLGLMRADIGAASLSVFGDPYELDPYESNEEVPANPDSPVSAKRRVLSQSALRSHRPVARPISVGLPRSSVPALSPDQEAEAAPVPDLLGSILSGQSFLMMSSSDVVINRDGSLTAKKAVPLHRKSASDSRVDDGSGHNTHPSTVHSGTTASSSIAGPSVSSGLSTHTRPFSSSLFSLPSPSLSRTESAANPAQTASEKATVKSEYSMTPRSVQSQNIATLSRHGSKLGEVPRFNGRSKNFSPTDSSSKPLSCNLNSDSKAVTVRQPLKPPSKRIDIFELPRIPKIKKETSNKQVEPEPTGSQSCDIPSSCITQLTGKESTNQPGKGSKVESQKSNSKERQQQTRTSGVSFSANTGVYSSSSLLGTSRGKGPGSFESFKINIPGNAGHPSRLSNPGFCNTFRPVDDEAQQKESPSPLFSVKKKQVKSEIYDPFEPTGSDSSSANSSPERLGSGIPLTNITRTISIDNPKVQTFQTVRRFTPYRVENIFGSEADSDAPSGNTESRDDVTVESRIVEQISDAEERDNMDEEDFLSSPCTSSAVKQISTTECLKEESREGPNVFFNAEELMRPNINVKLEPDSPSKNDGQPKVQKVEQAERRSRSRSCSNSSSRSKKKMKRKKALVKERKRSRSGSRDRAHSRDRSSRSTSWSGGEEHGKTHTLKSKSKRSSTDRSSSRERSKKKKMKDKTKDKKAKTSWSRERRKSRSRSGSPGSTSEFYENRKKKRRSRSRSRRRDRSRSNSTEKTKRRKHRRDKSYERYDKDSSLRSRDRKRSRSRSRERRKWRSRSRSASRSWEHKSSKSKEKRPRSRSRSKERKHRSKETSLPPPPEKDQKPPVENLTRCLEQPHSLKQEPKEELVLEELSITIEPNVQLEEIQAETPVQLREVQETIKVEPICQEVTSETAFPVPEITNICVPIGKVDSFAETELLSSTDQAVLGSCSNTNLEITVKIENTALCPSLMEQPPKKEVIMHVSNEVAQIQSSSKSKITDGVREVKEECLVSDEKMSNFTKPELEVVPQGPALKSKAPVKRVTWNLQEEESGTLSAGKAPRIPFYKLQRAKEGAWKAEDLNQTLNQVYCQNIPLTPPLPSSLPPYAPVSQPTVQFIMQGSLPALGCVAGQSLTPEPGSLATASEPGVQAASVGNAEEKIKAPKPPVDKMKNEEYMKKLHMQERAVEEVKLAIKPFYQKREITKEEYKSILRKAVQKICHSKSGEINPMKVANLVKAYVEKYKHMRKHKKTDSEDTREVEN from the exons ATGGATGATGACAGCCAGGATGAACTGATAAACAAGAATGCTGCTCTAGGAAAGGGCAAAAGGCAGTGTCTTGCACTCCTCAGTGAAACAG aaagcaATGGTGGAAATAGCTGTGATTCAGATGATGATACTGGAAGTGAAGAGGAAGATAATGACACTGAGGAAGAAGGAGGTGAGGAGGACAAGGAAGAAAGTGAAGATGAAGAATTAGAAG ATtgtgaagatgatgatgaagaagaagaagaggaggaggaaactgAGGCCACTGTGGAGGGAATGACTGATTCTTTGAAATTAGAGCCACACTTAAACGGAGCGAACATCTCCTCTGATGAGGATGGTGAAAACTGCCCCATTTGCCTCAACACGTTTAGGGATCAGGCTGTTGGGACTCCTGAGAACTGTTCCCATTACTTCTGCTTGGACTGCATCGTGGAGTGGTCTAAG aatGCAAACTCCTGTCCAGTGGATCGAATCCTCTTTAAGTACATTAGCATCCGGGCACGTTTTGGTGGTAAAATCTTAAAAAAG ATTCCTGTTGAGAACACGAAAACTCAGGGTAGCGATGGGGAGGATGACCCAACCTTCTGTGAGGTGTGTGGCAGAAGTGACCGCGAGGATCGCCTGCTGCTCTGTGATGGCTGTGATGCAGG gtaTCACATGGAATGCCTTAATCCTCCTCTGAGTGAAGTCCCTGTAGATGAATGGTTCTGTCCAGCCTGTGCCCCCATgggtgccagtgctgctgcag ATACAGATCATGTCAGTGAAGAAGAGGTGGCTGCTCTCATGGCAGACGTTGTTCCCACCACCAGTCGGCTACGCCCTCACGTCCGGACCCGAGCTATAGCCAGGACTCGGCAGAGCGAGCGTGTCCGGGCAACAGTGAACCGGAACCGGATAACAACGGCGCAGCGGATTCAG CATGTGCCAAGGTACCTCATGTCATCTCTTCTGGATGAAACAATTGAGGCAGTTGTAGCAGGCTTAAACACTGCTGTCTACCAGCGTCCTCTTACACCACGGGCTCCAGctaggcagaaaagaaaaacag GTAGGCGGAAGAAAGTAGGAGGCAGAAAAAGAACTCAGACAAAATCTGCTGGAAAGAAGAGTTCGGGGACACAGCTGAAGAGACGCAAGCGTGTGACAAagaagagaagggggaaaaagacGAGAGTAAGATCACAT GTAAAAAATGAGGTTACTACTCGCTCCCGTATTGCAAGAACTCTTGGTCTTAGTAAACCTGTGCGTGGGGCCTCAATTCCTTCCATGTACAAACCCATGGAGCCCTCACTTGGTCTGATGAGAGCAGATAttggagcagcttctctgtctgTGTTTGGGGATCCATATGAGTTGGATCCTTATGAGAG TAATGAAGAGGTTCCAGCAAATCCAGATTCACCAGTGAGTGCCAAAAGGAGAGTTCTCTCCCAGTCGGCACTGAGGTCTCACCGTCCTGTAGCTAGACCCATTTCTGTGGGACTTCCCAG AAGCAGTGTACCTGCCTTGAGTCCTGATCaagaagcagaagctgctcctgtgcctgaTCTGTTGGGAAGTATCCTGTCTGGACAGAGCTTTCTCATGATGAGTAGTTCAGATGTGGTCATCAACAGAGATGGTTCACTGACAGCGAAGAAGGCAG TTCCGCTTCACAGAAAATCAGCAAGTGACTCGAGAGTGGATGATGGTTCAGGGCATAACACCCACCCAAGTACAGTGCACTCAGGGACCACAGCAAGTAGCTCCATTGCTGGACCTTCCGTTTCCTCGGGGCTGAGTACTCACACCAGACCCTTCTCCTCAAGCTTGTTTTCGTTGCCTTCACCCTCACTGAGCAGGACTGAGTCTGCAGCAAACCCTGCACAGACTGCATCAGAAAAGGCAACTGTAAAATCAGAATATTCAATGACACCCAGGTCTGTTCAGTCTCAGAATATAGCTACTTTGAGCAGGCATGGCTCCAAGTTAGGTGAAGTGCCCAGATTTAATGGAAGATCTAAAAACTTTTCACCCACTGACTCATCTTCAAAGCCCCTGAGCTGTAACTTGAATTCTGACTCGAAAGCTGTAACTGTGAGGCAACCATTAAAACCACCTTCCAAGAGAATTGACATCTTTGAGCTTCCCAGGATaccaaagattaaaaaagaaaccagcAACAAGCAGGTGGAGCCAGAACCCACAGGAAGCCAAAGCTGTGACATCCCCAGCTCCTGTATAACTCAGCTGACTGGTAAAGAGAGCACTAATCAGCCGGGAAAGGGTAGCAAGGTGGAAAGTCAGAAGTCGAATTCCAAGGAACGTCAGCAGCAGACACGTACAAGCGGGGTGTCTTTTTCTGCCAATACTGGTGTGTATAGCAGTTCGTCACTACTGGGCACTTCCAGGGGCAAAGGCCCAGGCTCTTTTGAGAGTTTTAAAATCAATATTCCTGGAAATGCAGGACATCCAAGCAGGCTGTCTAACCCAGGATTTTGTAACACCTTCCGCCCTGTGGATGATGAAGCGCAACAGAAAGAAAGTCCTTCACCTCTTTTCTCAGTTAAGAAAAAGCAGGTCAAAAGTGAAATATATGATCCCTTTGAGCCAACAGGATCAGACTCAAGTTCAGCAAACAGCAGTCCTGAAAGGCTTGGCTCCGGGATCCCGCTGACTAATATTACCAGGACTATTTCCATTGACAATCCAAAAGTTCAAACATTTCAAACTGTCCGTCGTTTCACCCCTTACAGGgtagaaaatatatttggatCTGAGGCTGACTCTGATGCACCATCTGGTAATACAGAGTCTCGTGATGATGTGACAGTAGAAAGCAGGATTGTAGAACAGATCTCTGATGCAGAGGAACGAGATAATATGGATGAGGAAGATTTTCTAAGCAGTCCTTGCACTTCATCTGCTGTTAAGCAAATTTCTACTACAGAGTGTCTaaaggaggaaagcagagagggaCCTAACGTGTTCTTTAATGCTGAAGAATTGATGAGACCTAATATTAATGTGAAACTAGAACCAGATAGTCCCTCAAAGAATGATGGGCAGCCGAAAGTCCAAAAGGTAGAACAAGCAGAGAGGCGATCACGTTCCAGATCCTGCTCAAACTCCAGCTCCCGAAGCAAGAagaagatgaaaaggaaaaaagcacttGTCAAAGAGCGTAAGAGATCGCGTTCAGGGTCTAGGGATAGAGCACACTCAAGGGACCGAAGCTCCAGATCTACCTCTTGGTCAGGTGGAGAAGAGCACGGCAAAACACACACGTTGAAATCCAAGAGCAAGAGGTCTTCTACTGACCGTTCTAGCAGTCGTGAACgatctaaaaaaaagaaaatgaaggataAAACGAAggataaaaaagcaaaaacttcTTGGTCTAGGGAGAGAAGGAAATCTAGGTCACGTTCAGGTAGTCCTGGAAGCACTTCTGAGTtttatgaaaatagaaaaaagaaaagacgGTCTCGATCAAGATCAAGGCGGAGGGACCGTTCCCGGtcaaacagcactgaaaagacTAAAAGGCGGAAGCACAGGAGAGACAAAAGCTATGAGAGGTATGATAAAGACAGTAGCTTGAGGTCAAGGGACAGAAAGAGATCGAGATCCAGATCTCGGGAGAGGAGAAAGTGGAGGTCTCGGTCTCGCTCTGCATCTCGATCTTGGGAGCACAAAAGCAgcaaatcaaaggaaaaaagaccGCGATCGCGATCACGTTccaaagagagaaaacacagatcAAAGGAGACCTCGCTTCCTCCTCCACCAGAAAAAGATCAAAAGCCTCCAGTTGAAAATTTGACCAGGTGTCTGGAGCAACCCCATTCTCTCAAACAAGAGCCAAAGGAGGAGTTAGTGCTAGAAGAGCTTTCCATAACCATCGAACCAAATGTCCAACTTGAGGAAATACAGGCTGAGACTCCAGTTCAGCTGAGAGAGGTCCAAGAAACTATAAAGGTGGAGCCCATCTGTCAGGAAGTGACCAGTGAAACTGCATTCCCTGTGCCAGAGATCACAAACATTTGTGTTCCAATTGGCAAAGTGGATTCTTTTGCTGAAACAGAATTATTGAGTAGTACTGATCAAGCAGTGCTCGGTAGCTGTAGCAATACAAACCTAGAGATTACAGTTAAAATTGAAAATACTGCATTATGTCCATCTCTGATGGAACAACCCCCAAAGAAGGAAGTTATCATGCATGTTTCAAATGAGGTTGCACAAATTCAAAGCTCGTCCAAAAGCAAAATTACAGATGGTGTGAGGGAGGTTAAAGAGGAGTGCCTTGTGTCAGATGAGAAAATGAGTAATTTCACTAAGCCTGAACTGGAAGTGGTACCTCAGGGTCCTGCCTTGAAATCAAAAGCACCAGTGAAAAGAGTTACGTGGAATCTTCAAGAGGAAGAAAGCGGCACACTGTCTGCTGGAAAAGCTCCAA GGATACCATTTTACAAACTTCAGCGAGCAAAAGAAGGGGCCTGGAAAGCAGAGGACTTGAACCAAACGTTAAATCAG GTGTACTGTCAAAATATCCCTTTGACGCCACCTCTGCCCTCCAGCCTTCCCCCCTATGCCCCGGTCAGCCAGCCCACGGTCCAGTTTATCATGCAGGGAAGTCTTCCAGCGCTTGGCTGCGTGGCAGGACAGAGCCTCACTCCAGAACCAGGCAGCTTGGCTACTGCATCCGAGCCAGGAGTCCAAGCTGCTTCTGTtggaaatgcagaagaaaagatcAAAGCACCCAAACCTCCAGtggataaaatgaaaaatgaggaa TACATGAAGAAACTTCACATGCAGGAAAGGGCTGTGGAAGAAGTGAAACTTGCCATCAAACCGTTTTACCAGAAGAGGGAGATTACAAAGGAGGAATACAAGAGCATCCTTCGAAAAGCAGTGCAAAAG ATCTGCCACAGCAAAAGTGGAGAGATCAACCCTATGAAGGTGGCTAATCTGGTGAAGGCATATGtggaaaaatacaaacataTGAGGAAACATAAGAAAACTGATAGTGAAGATACACGTGAAGTGGAAAACTGA
- the PHRF1 gene encoding PHD and RING finger domain-containing protein 1 isoform X3, translating to MDDDSQDELINKNAALGKGKRQCLALLSETESNGGNSCDSDDDTGSEEEDNDTEEEGGEEDKEESEDEELEDCEDDDEEEEEEEETEATVEGMTDSLKLEPHLNGANISSDEDGENCPICLNTFRDQAVGTPENCSHYFCLDCIVEWSKNANSCPVDRILFKYISIRARFGGKILKKIPVENTKTQGSDGEDDPTFCEVCGRSDREDRLLLCDGCDAGYHMECLNPPLSEVPVDEWFCPACAPMGASAAADTDHVSEEEVAALMADVVPTTSRLRPHVRTRAIARTRQSERVRATVNRNRITTAQRIQHVPRYLMSSLLDETIEAVVAGLNTAVYQRPLTPRAPARQKRKTGRRKKVGGRKRTQTKSAGKKSSGTQLKRRKRVTKKRRGKKTRVRSHVKNEVTTRSRIARTLGLSKPVRGASIPSMYKPMEPSLGLMRADIGAASLSVFGDPYELDPYESNEEVPANPDSPVSAKRRVLSQSALRSHRPVARPISVGLPRSSVPALSPDQEAEAAPVPDLLGSILSGQSFLMMSSSDVVINRDGSLTAKKAVPLHRKSASDSRVDDGSGHNTHPSTVHSGTTASSSIAGPSVSSGLSTHTRPFSSSLFSLPSPSLSRTESAANPAQTASEKATVKSEYSMTPRSVQSQNIATLSRHGSKLGEVPRFNGRSKNFSPTDSSSKPLSCNLNSDSKAVTVRQPLKPPSKRIDIFELPRIPKIKKETSNKQVEPEPTGSQSCDIPSSCITQLTGKESTNQPGKGSKVESQKSNSKERQQQTRTSGVSFSANTGVYSSSSLLGTSRGKGPGSFESFKINIPGNAGHPSRLSNPGFCNTFRPVDDEAQQKESPSPLFSVKKKQVKSEIYDPFEPTGSDSSSANSSPERLGSGIPLTNITRTISIDNPKVQTFQTVRRFTPYRVENIFGSEADSDAPSGNTESRDDVTVESRIVEQISDAEERDNMDEEDFLSSPCTSSAVKQISTTECLKEESREGPNVFFNAEELMRPNINVKLEPDSPSKNDGQPKVQKVEQAERRSRSRSCSNSSSRSKKKMKRKKALVKERKRSRSGSRDRAHSRDRSSRSTSWSGGEEHGKTHTLKSKSKRSSTDRSSSRERSKKKKMKDKTKDKKAKTSWSRERRKSRSRSGSPGSTSEFYENRKKKRRSRSRSRRRDRSRSNSTEKTKRRKHRRDKSYERYDKDSSLRSRDRKRSRSRSRERRKWRSRSRSASRSWEHKSSKSKEKRPRSRSRSKERKHRSKETSLPPPPEKDQKPPVENLTRCLEQPHSLKQEPKEELVLEELSITIEPNVQLEEIQAETPVQLREVQETIKVEPICQEVTSETAFPVPEITNICVPIGKVDSFAETELLSSTDQAVLGSCSNTNLEITVKIENTALCPSLMEQPPKKEVIMHVSNEVAQIQSSSKSKITDGVREVKEECLVSDEKMSNFTKPELEVVPQGPALKSKAPVKRVTWNLQEEESGTLSAGKAPRIPFYKLQRAKEGAWKAEDLNQTLNQVQLNEPPPTNYMIPEPMFPDLGSSQVYCQNIPLTPPLPSSLPPYAPVSQPTVQFIMQGSLPALGCVAGQSLTPEPGSLATASEPGVQAASVGNAEEKIKAPKPPVDKMKNEEYMKKLHMQERAVEEVKLAIKPFYQKREITKEEYKSILRKAVQKICHSKSGEINPMKVANLVKAYVEKYKHMRKHKKTDSEDTREVEN from the exons ATGGATGATGACAGCCAGGATGAACTGATAAACAAGAATGCTGCTCTAGGAAAGGGCAAAAGGCAGTGTCTTGCACTCCTCAGTGAAACAG aaagcaATGGTGGAAATAGCTGTGATTCAGATGATGATACTGGAAGTGAAGAGGAAGATAATGACACTGAGGAAGAAGGAGGTGAGGAGGACAAGGAAGAAAGTGAAGATGAAGAATTAGAAG ATtgtgaagatgatgatgaagaagaagaagaggaggaggaaactgAGGCCACTGTGGAGGGAATGACTGATTCTTTGAAATTAGAGCCACACTTAAACGGAGCGAACATCTCCTCTGATGAGGATGGTGAAAACTGCCCCATTTGCCTCAACACGTTTAGGGATCAGGCTGTTGGGACTCCTGAGAACTGTTCCCATTACTTCTGCTTGGACTGCATCGTGGAGTGGTCTAAG aatGCAAACTCCTGTCCAGTGGATCGAATCCTCTTTAAGTACATTAGCATCCGGGCACGTTTTGGTGGTAAAATCTTAAAAAAG ATTCCTGTTGAGAACACGAAAACTCAGGGTAGCGATGGGGAGGATGACCCAACCTTCTGTGAGGTGTGTGGCAGAAGTGACCGCGAGGATCGCCTGCTGCTCTGTGATGGCTGTGATGCAGG gtaTCACATGGAATGCCTTAATCCTCCTCTGAGTGAAGTCCCTGTAGATGAATGGTTCTGTCCAGCCTGTGCCCCCATgggtgccagtgctgctgcag ATACAGATCATGTCAGTGAAGAAGAGGTGGCTGCTCTCATGGCAGACGTTGTTCCCACCACCAGTCGGCTACGCCCTCACGTCCGGACCCGAGCTATAGCCAGGACTCGGCAGAGCGAGCGTGTCCGGGCAACAGTGAACCGGAACCGGATAACAACGGCGCAGCGGATTCAG CATGTGCCAAGGTACCTCATGTCATCTCTTCTGGATGAAACAATTGAGGCAGTTGTAGCAGGCTTAAACACTGCTGTCTACCAGCGTCCTCTTACACCACGGGCTCCAGctaggcagaaaagaaaaacag GTAGGCGGAAGAAAGTAGGAGGCAGAAAAAGAACTCAGACAAAATCTGCTGGAAAGAAGAGTTCGGGGACACAGCTGAAGAGACGCAAGCGTGTGACAAagaagagaagggggaaaaagacGAGAGTAAGATCACAT GTAAAAAATGAGGTTACTACTCGCTCCCGTATTGCAAGAACTCTTGGTCTTAGTAAACCTGTGCGTGGGGCCTCAATTCCTTCCATGTACAAACCCATGGAGCCCTCACTTGGTCTGATGAGAGCAGATAttggagcagcttctctgtctgTGTTTGGGGATCCATATGAGTTGGATCCTTATGAGAG TAATGAAGAGGTTCCAGCAAATCCAGATTCACCAGTGAGTGCCAAAAGGAGAGTTCTCTCCCAGTCGGCACTGAGGTCTCACCGTCCTGTAGCTAGACCCATTTCTGTGGGACTTCCCAG AAGCAGTGTACCTGCCTTGAGTCCTGATCaagaagcagaagctgctcctgtgcctgaTCTGTTGGGAAGTATCCTGTCTGGACAGAGCTTTCTCATGATGAGTAGTTCAGATGTGGTCATCAACAGAGATGGTTCACTGACAGCGAAGAAGGCAG TTCCGCTTCACAGAAAATCAGCAAGTGACTCGAGAGTGGATGATGGTTCAGGGCATAACACCCACCCAAGTACAGTGCACTCAGGGACCACAGCAAGTAGCTCCATTGCTGGACCTTCCGTTTCCTCGGGGCTGAGTACTCACACCAGACCCTTCTCCTCAAGCTTGTTTTCGTTGCCTTCACCCTCACTGAGCAGGACTGAGTCTGCAGCAAACCCTGCACAGACTGCATCAGAAAAGGCAACTGTAAAATCAGAATATTCAATGACACCCAGGTCTGTTCAGTCTCAGAATATAGCTACTTTGAGCAGGCATGGCTCCAAGTTAGGTGAAGTGCCCAGATTTAATGGAAGATCTAAAAACTTTTCACCCACTGACTCATCTTCAAAGCCCCTGAGCTGTAACTTGAATTCTGACTCGAAAGCTGTAACTGTGAGGCAACCATTAAAACCACCTTCCAAGAGAATTGACATCTTTGAGCTTCCCAGGATaccaaagattaaaaaagaaaccagcAACAAGCAGGTGGAGCCAGAACCCACAGGAAGCCAAAGCTGTGACATCCCCAGCTCCTGTATAACTCAGCTGACTGGTAAAGAGAGCACTAATCAGCCGGGAAAGGGTAGCAAGGTGGAAAGTCAGAAGTCGAATTCCAAGGAACGTCAGCAGCAGACACGTACAAGCGGGGTGTCTTTTTCTGCCAATACTGGTGTGTATAGCAGTTCGTCACTACTGGGCACTTCCAGGGGCAAAGGCCCAGGCTCTTTTGAGAGTTTTAAAATCAATATTCCTGGAAATGCAGGACATCCAAGCAGGCTGTCTAACCCAGGATTTTGTAACACCTTCCGCCCTGTGGATGATGAAGCGCAACAGAAAGAAAGTCCTTCACCTCTTTTCTCAGTTAAGAAAAAGCAGGTCAAAAGTGAAATATATGATCCCTTTGAGCCAACAGGATCAGACTCAAGTTCAGCAAACAGCAGTCCTGAAAGGCTTGGCTCCGGGATCCCGCTGACTAATATTACCAGGACTATTTCCATTGACAATCCAAAAGTTCAAACATTTCAAACTGTCCGTCGTTTCACCCCTTACAGGgtagaaaatatatttggatCTGAGGCTGACTCTGATGCACCATCTGGTAATACAGAGTCTCGTGATGATGTGACAGTAGAAAGCAGGATTGTAGAACAGATCTCTGATGCAGAGGAACGAGATAATATGGATGAGGAAGATTTTCTAAGCAGTCCTTGCACTTCATCTGCTGTTAAGCAAATTTCTACTACAGAGTGTCTaaaggaggaaagcagagagggaCCTAACGTGTTCTTTAATGCTGAAGAATTGATGAGACCTAATATTAATGTGAAACTAGAACCAGATAGTCCCTCAAAGAATGATGGGCAGCCGAAAGTCCAAAAGGTAGAACAAGCAGAGAGGCGATCACGTTCCAGATCCTGCTCAAACTCCAGCTCCCGAAGCAAGAagaagatgaaaaggaaaaaagcacttGTCAAAGAGCGTAAGAGATCGCGTTCAGGGTCTAGGGATAGAGCACACTCAAGGGACCGAAGCTCCAGATCTACCTCTTGGTCAGGTGGAGAAGAGCACGGCAAAACACACACGTTGAAATCCAAGAGCAAGAGGTCTTCTACTGACCGTTCTAGCAGTCGTGAACgatctaaaaaaaagaaaatgaaggataAAACGAAggataaaaaagcaaaaacttcTTGGTCTAGGGAGAGAAGGAAATCTAGGTCACGTTCAGGTAGTCCTGGAAGCACTTCTGAGTtttatgaaaatagaaaaaagaaaagacgGTCTCGATCAAGATCAAGGCGGAGGGACCGTTCCCGGtcaaacagcactgaaaagacTAAAAGGCGGAAGCACAGGAGAGACAAAAGCTATGAGAGGTATGATAAAGACAGTAGCTTGAGGTCAAGGGACAGAAAGAGATCGAGATCCAGATCTCGGGAGAGGAGAAAGTGGAGGTCTCGGTCTCGCTCTGCATCTCGATCTTGGGAGCACAAAAGCAgcaaatcaaaggaaaaaagaccGCGATCGCGATCACGTTccaaagagagaaaacacagatcAAAGGAGACCTCGCTTCCTCCTCCACCAGAAAAAGATCAAAAGCCTCCAGTTGAAAATTTGACCAGGTGTCTGGAGCAACCCCATTCTCTCAAACAAGAGCCAAAGGAGGAGTTAGTGCTAGAAGAGCTTTCCATAACCATCGAACCAAATGTCCAACTTGAGGAAATACAGGCTGAGACTCCAGTTCAGCTGAGAGAGGTCCAAGAAACTATAAAGGTGGAGCCCATCTGTCAGGAAGTGACCAGTGAAACTGCATTCCCTGTGCCAGAGATCACAAACATTTGTGTTCCAATTGGCAAAGTGGATTCTTTTGCTGAAACAGAATTATTGAGTAGTACTGATCAAGCAGTGCTCGGTAGCTGTAGCAATACAAACCTAGAGATTACAGTTAAAATTGAAAATACTGCATTATGTCCATCTCTGATGGAACAACCCCCAAAGAAGGAAGTTATCATGCATGTTTCAAATGAGGTTGCACAAATTCAAAGCTCGTCCAAAAGCAAAATTACAGATGGTGTGAGGGAGGTTAAAGAGGAGTGCCTTGTGTCAGATGAGAAAATGAGTAATTTCACTAAGCCTGAACTGGAAGTGGTACCTCAGGGTCCTGCCTTGAAATCAAAAGCACCAGTGAAAAGAGTTACGTGGAATCTTCAAGAGGAAGAAAGCGGCACACTGTCTGCTGGAAAAGCTCCAA GGATACCATTTTACAAACTTCAGCGAGCAAAAGAAGGGGCCTGGAAAGCAGAGGACTTGAACCAAACGTTAAATCAGGTGCAGTTAAATGAGCCTCCTCCAACCAATTATATGATTCCTGAGCCTATGTTTCCTGATCTAGGTTCCTCTCAG GTGTACTGTCAAAATATCCCTTTGACGCCACCTCTGCCCTCCAGCCTTCCCCCCTATGCCCCGGTCAGCCAGCCCACGGTCCAGTTTATCATGCAGGGAAGTCTTCCAGCGCTTGGCTGCGTGGCAGGACAGAGCCTCACTCCAGAACCAGGCAGCTTGGCTACTGCATCCGAGCCAGGAGTCCAAGCTGCTTCTGTtggaaatgcagaagaaaagatcAAAGCACCCAAACCTCCAGtggataaaatgaaaaatgaggaa TACATGAAGAAACTTCACATGCAGGAAAGGGCTGTGGAAGAAGTGAAACTTGCCATCAAACCGTTTTACCAGAAGAGGGAGATTACAAAGGAGGAATACAAGAGCATCCTTCGAAAAGCAGTGCAAAAG ATCTGCCACAGCAAAAGTGGAGAGATCAACCCTATGAAGGTGGCTAATCTGGTGAAGGCATATGtggaaaaatacaaacataTGAGGAAACATAAGAAAACTGATAGTGAAGATACACGTGAAGTGGAAAACTGA